A stretch of the Kwoniella shandongensis chromosome 13, complete sequence genome encodes the following:
- a CDS encoding rRNA 2'-O-methyltransferase fibrillarin — protein sequence MAFGDRGGGGRGGGRGGGGGRGGFGGGRGGAGGGRGGFGGGGGRGGGRGGFGGGDRGGFGGDRGRGGASRGRGAPRGRGGPRGGKAGVGRSGPGAVTLEPHKHAGVYIAKGKEHLLVTRNMTPGESVYGEKRISIATTNAEGEEEKVEYRVWNPFRSKLAAGILGGLDDIHIRPGSKVLYLGAASGSSVSHVSDIVGPEGVVYAVEFSHRPGRELIGMAKKRTNVVPIVDDARHPQKYRMLVQMVDVIFADVAQPDQARIISLNAHHFLKNNGAIVISIKANCIDSTAPAAQVFASEVNNMRKEGIKPKEQLTLEPYERDHAIVVGRYERHSAN from the exons ATGGCGTTCG GTGAtcgaggcggcggcggaCGAGgcggtggtcgaggtggtggcggtggcagaggtggattcggtggtggacgaggcggcgctggtggtggacgaggaggattcggtggtggtggcggtcgaggtggtggtcgaggtggtttcggtggtggtgatcgaggtggtttcggtggtgatcgaggtcgaggaggtgcATCCCGTG GTCGAGGTGCCCCcagaggtcgaggtggtccCCGTGGTGGCAAGGCCGGTGTCGGTAGATCTGGACCCGGTGCCGTCACCCTCGAACCCCACAAGCACGCCGGTGTCTACATCGCCAAGGGCAAGGAGCATCTCCTTGTCACCCGAAACATGACCCCCGGAGAGAGCGTCTACGGCGAGAAGCGAATCTCAATCGCTACCACCAACGCtgagggcgaggaggagaaggtcgagtaCCGAGTTTGGAACCCCTTCAGAAGCAAGTTGGCTGCCGGTATCTTGGGTGGTTTGGATGACATCCAC ATCCGACCTGGATCTAAGGTTCTTTACCTCGGTGCCGCCTCTGGTTCTTCCGTCTCCCACGTCTCCGACATTGTCGGTCCCGAGGGTGTTGTCTACGCTGTTGAGTTCTCACACCGACCCGGACGAGAACTCATCGGTATGGCCAAGAAGAGAACAAACGTTGTTC CCATCGTTGACGACGCTCGACACCCCCAAAAATACCGAATGCTCGTTCAAATGGTCGACGTCATCTTCGCCGATGTTGCCCAACCCGATCAAGCCCGTATTATCTCCCTCAACGCTCATCACTTCTTGAAGAACAACGGTGCCATCGTTATCTCCATCAAGGCCAACTGTATCGACTCTACCGCCCCTGCCGCTCAAGTCTTCGCCAGTGAAGTCAACAACATGAGAAAGGAGGGTATCAAGCCTaagg aacaactcactcttgagCCCTATGAGCGAGACCACGCTATCGTTGTCGGTCGATACGAGCGACACTCTGCCAACTAA